The Faecalibacterium sp. I3-3-89 sequence GAGGTAGACTGCGAAGCCGATGGCCCCCGCCCCCGGGGTGAATTTCTGCATCAGCAGGTCGTACCGCCCGCCTTTGAGCACCGGACGGGGGAGGGACTCCAGATAGCCCTGAAAGACGAGGCCGTTGTAGTACTCCATCTCACCGGCCAGCGTCATGTCCAGACGGATGCTTCCGTCCGCACCGTTCAGCTCGGCGGCGATGGCGTTCAGCTCAGCGGCGGCGGCCCGCATCCGCTGGTTCCGGCAGGCCGCTTCCACCCGAGGCAGCACCTCTTCGCAGCGGCCGCAGAGCTGCATCAGCCCGGCCAGCGCCTCTGCGCCTGCCTCGTCCAGCCCGGCGGCAGAGGCCGCCGCCCGCAGCTCGTGAAGGTTCTTGGCCCGCAGCTTGGCCAGCAGGGCTGCGCGGGAGGCCTCGGGTACGCCCAGCGCGTCCAGCAGGCCGAACAGATAGCCCATGTGGCTCACTTCCAGCACCCACGGCTTTCCCAGCCGGGCGAGGGACTGGGCCGCCAGCGACACGGCCTGCCGCACCTGCGTTTCGCCCACCTCGCCCAGCAGCTCAAGGCCCATCTGGCCGATCTCCTGAAAAGTGTGGCTCTCTGCCGAGGGACGGTAGACGTTTTCGTGGTAGTAGTAGCGCAGCGTCTCGCCCGGGGCGGGCTGTGCCGTCTTGGCGATGGAAAGGGTCACGTCCGGCTTGAGGGCCAGCAGCCGCCCGTCCAGATCGGTGAAGGTGATGACCTGCTCCGACGAAAGAAAGCTGCGGTTCTCCTGATACAGCCCGTACTCCTCGAAGCGGCCCATGTGATATTTGCGGCAGCCCGCCGCTTCGTACAGCGCCCGCAGCGCAAAGGAAGCCTGCTCCTTCGGCTGCAAGCAGGAGATGTCAAATTTCATACCCTTTTCCTCATTTCTGCCGGACACCTGACTGCACCGGCCCTCTGCGTCCCGCCGCGTTCCGGGGACGCTCGACGCTCCTTGATGTAAGACTATTTTACTTTATCAAGGTAAAGCTGTAAAGTGTGAAAGTGACCGTGTTTTCGATTTTATGATACGATTTTTCTGTGCGTTTGTACAGAAAGGCGAAATCATTTCACGAAAGCCCGCTTTGAGATGATGGGAGCGCAAAAAAGGAGCCGCTGCACAGCATTTTCCTGTGCAGCGGCTCCCCGCAGTTCCTTTTTCTCAGCCCAGCAGCTCCAGCACTCCGCTCTTGGGGCGGGCACCGACGGCCTGACGGGTCAGCTTGCCGTTCTCGAACAGCAGCAGGGTGGGGATGCTCATGACGCCGAACTCAGCCGCCAGCTCGGGCTGCTCGTCCACGTTCACCTTGCCCACCTTGACGTCGGTGCGCTCCTCGGCCACCTCGTCCACGATGGGGCTGAGCATCCGGCAGGGACCGCACCAGCTGGCCCAGAAGTCCAGCAGGACGGGCTGGGCGCTCCGGAGCACCTCAGCGTCGAAGTTTTCTTTCGTGATGGTGATGACTGCCATATTTACTGCCTCCTGAAAGAGTATTTTTTCATCTGACAGGGACAGTATACCCCAAAGCGCGGCGTTTTTCCGTGACCGAATCACAAAAAGCCCGGCACAGGGGCTTCCTGCGCCGGGCTTCGGAAAAGATGGTCTCAGGCTCAGATGTCCTTCAGGGCATTCTTGCCGGCGACGCAGCAGTCCTTTTGTTCATCCGAGGATCTCT is a genomic window containing:
- the hisG gene encoding ATP phosphoribosyltransferase; this translates as MKFDISCLQPKEQASFALRALYEAAGCRKYHMGRFEEYGLYQENRSFLSSEQVITFTDLDGRLLALKPDVTLSIAKTAQPAPGETLRYYYHENVYRPSAESHTFQEIGQMGLELLGEVGETQVRQAVSLAAQSLARLGKPWVLEVSHMGYLFGLLDALGVPEASRAALLAKLRAKNLHELRAAASAAGLDEAGAEALAGLMQLCGRCEEVLPRVEAACRNQRMRAAAAELNAIAAELNGADGSIRLDMTLAGEMEYYNGLVFQGYLESLPRPVLKGGRYDLLMQKFTPGAGAIGFAVYLDELDRLSAPLPPVQKQPTEKPMLNVALPKGRLGDKVYDLLAGIGYGCPEDYNATRKLVVENPAAGIRYFLVKPSDVAIYVEHGAADVGIVGKDILTEASADVYELLDTGLGRCRMCVAAPADYQDDPSRPVRVATKFVNIAKSYYASIGRDIDIIKLNGSIELAPILGLSDVIVDIVETGTTLRENGLRVVTEFMPISARFIANKASYQFKHREMDEMLEKLRAALAAKEEKK
- the trxA gene encoding thioredoxin, encoding MAVITITKENFDAEVLRSAQPVLLDFWASWCGPCRMLSPIVDEVAEERTDVKVGKVNVDEQPELAAEFGVMSIPTLLLFENGKLTRQAVGARPKSGVLELLG